TATCCACCAATCATTACGTGCACTATGATTAGGGCTGCTACAGGTAAGCCTTCAACGATGATTATTACTAGGGCGTAGGCAATCATTACTAAAATTGATGATACTGAACCTTCCCTCATACTCCACTCAAAGAGATTAGCTAAAGCTCCTGTGGCAGCCATTGGTGGGCCGAAGGCTAGTATTATCGGTGCCTGGAGACTAATCGGTAACCTGTATACCAGTATTAATGCTGATATGGGTATCATTGCCACGTAGTAGGCTGTTAGGGTTACTAGTAGCTTACTCGCCAAGTTCCTTAATGGTGATATTGGTAGAAGCCTAAACACAATTGCACCCCTTAACTCACTCATATAAAGTGCGTACGGTATGAACGCAATAATCACACTAAGTTCAATTACATAAGTTAAAATTACTGTTGGATTCAACCTAGTGCCACCTGCAGCTGCCGTGAAGACTAGTATTAACCAGTAGCCTAATGGGATTGCCCATATGCCCGCCAACCTTGATCTTAAGGATTGAATTAAATCAACCCTAACCAACGCTATTAGTGGATTCCTAAGCTTAAACTCCCTAGGTACCCTAGCCTTAATTGCTTGAACCTGAACCGTGGATTCAATAATCCTACCACTAACTCTTTGAAGCATTTCATAGGCGGCCACGGCGAAGATTGCAGTGTAAACTATGGTTACGTAAAAAGGTGCGTTAAGCCCATTAATAAATAGACCACTTGCCACTGGTATTAGGGATAAGGATGGGTTAAGTTGACTTGGATTAATATTAACCGCATAACCAAGAGCCATTGCTGCAATTATTACCGGTATTATTGCAATAATCCTGAAGGCACCCCTACTCATTGTATTACCAGATGCCTTATCAGTAATTATTATGAAACCTGCAGCCACTATTATGCCTAGGGAAATTCCCTGAAGCGTGCCCAGAAGTGGGTAAGGTACACCACCCATTACTATTGAGATCAATATTGATACTGCTATGGAGACGTAGACTGGAATATCCATGATCATGAATAGTGATAGTACTGAAGCTAACTTAACTAGTCTCGGTTCAAGGGGTAGTGTGGCAAGTAGGCTTTTGACGTTGTCAATCTGCTGTAATGAGAAGGCTATGTTTATTAGAGATGAGAAGACTATGAAGAAGGAGCCAGTTAAGGTCTCTATTAAGCTTACACTGGGCTTATTAAGTATGTAGGGTATGGTTCCCATTAAACCTATGTAAAAGCCCATTACCGCACTGAGGATTACCTTATTAACCCTAGCTACCTTAACAGCCCTCTTAATGTTCATTGGCCTTAGGCCACTCACCCTAGATGCAGTGTAACTCTGGTACATTAACTCCCTGGACAGTACTGAGGCTACTTTACGAATACTAGTCATTGTTAAAGGCCCTCCAGCATGCTTTTAATTTCCTCATCAGCGTGGATTGCCTTCAGGAACGCATCCTCCAGTGTACCTGCATTAGCCTCTTCCTTAATTTTAGCTGGGGTACCCTCAGTGACTAGTACGCCTTCATTGATTATGCCTATTCTACTGCATACTCTCTCAGCAACCTCCATTATGTGTGTTGAGAATAGTATTGAGCCGCCGGATTCAATATGCCTCTGCATTATTTCTTTAAGTATCCTAACGGATTTGACGTCGAGGAAATTGAATGGTTCATCAAGGAGAAGGAGCCTTGGTTCATGCATTAATGCCGCTACTATGGCAACCTTCTGCTTATTACCCGCGGACAAGGCAGCTATTGGAGTATCCACGTAATCCTTTAGTTCAAAGGCCTCTAGAAGTGTTTCAACCCTCTTAGCATTAAAAGTACCCCTAACTGACCCGAGGAATTCTACGAATTCACCCACCGTTAAAGCCTCTAAGACCGCTGGAGTCTCCATAACAACCCCCACGTGATTCATAACTGATGGTAATGGGGGCCCAAGGCCAAGTATGTCTATTAAACCCTCATACTTAACTAAACCTAATACAGCCTTAATTGTAGACGTCTTACCTGCTCCATTAGGACCTAGGAGACAGTAGACTTCACCATTGTTTACCGTGAAGCTTATGCCCTTAACAGCAACCTTTTCACCATACTTAACCACAAGTTTCTCAACCTTAAGTGCATTACTATTACTCATTAGGCATGCGGCTAGGTTAAGCCCTTTAAAACTTACCCATGAGACTTAACCAAGTGATCATAACCCTTAAAAGAACCTACTGATGCTTGGCTTAAAAACAAGCCTCCCGTGTGATCTTTATGAGACTGTAGGGGCCATGAGGAAGCTCATACTCTTTACTACATCATAACCAGCGTTTCAGGCACCCTTTAATTCAACTGTTTTATCATTCATAATCCCAATACTAGGTAAGTATTTTCATGTCTGACCCCTCCCCGCCTTTTGAGGGTGGGGGTTCCTTGGGGTCCTGGGAGTTACACCCCTTTGACTAGTGCTACTCTGTTATGGTCTATAACAAATGATAGAGGTTTCTTAATTGTTGAAGACATTACGTTTGTTGCTTTCTTCAGAATATTCAATGCACCGTTTAAGTCGCTGTGCAATTTATGTCCTAACGGACAGTTAACGACTCCTCTTGGGTACCTTCTTACTTTGACGTCATGATAAGCACACAGCTTAGAGGTGTTGTACTCAGCAACCTCGTATACCTTCATGCCGTATTCCTGTGCCTTTAACTCTATGGCATCCATTAACTTGCGGTAAGACCGCATGTTAACCATGAATTTAATTCCCTTTTCCTGTGCAATGTTATAAGGATAGTCTAAATAGATTGTTGAGGTACTTAGTTCATGTAATGTCTTCACCAAGTGGGATGCAGGTTTCTGTAGAGGTGGAGGAGCCTACGTGTT
This genomic stretch from Caldivirga sp. harbors:
- a CDS encoding ABC transporter ATP-binding protein, yielding MSNSNALKVEKLVVKYGEKVAVKGISFTVNNGEVYCLLGPNGAGKTSTIKAVLGLVKYEGLIDILGLGPPLPSVMNHVGVVMETPAVLEALTVGEFVEFLGSVRGTFNAKRVETLLEAFELKDYVDTPIAALSAGNKQKVAIVAALMHEPRLLLLDEPFNFLDVKSVRILKEIMQRHIESGGSILFSTHIMEVAERVCSRIGIINEGVLVTEGTPAKIKEEANAGTLEDAFLKAIHADEEIKSMLEGL